DNA from Triticum aestivum cultivar Chinese Spring chromosome 7D, IWGSC CS RefSeq v2.1, whole genome shotgun sequence:
CATCTCATGCTTCGACTAGATATACACTATAGTTTGGTTCTGCCCAATATGTGGAACATGTTTTTTTTCCTGATTATGGGTATTCTTTAATTATGGGGTCATTCATTGGTATTGgaacaaacatgcatgcatgcagcccCAAATCCTATCCATTTCTTTAGACATCACGTTATTGCTGATGCCGAAAACTTGGACAGTTCATAACCGCTACCCTATCGTTTATTGATCTTCACCTTGTCCAAGGGAGCAATCCTCTCCTGCTTGTTGGTGCAATTAGTACGACAGCCAACGCGGCTGCAGCTTAGCTAGGCAGTCCCAAGATTATATACCTTGTTACTAAACGTTGCATGGCATAGGCAACTAAAATCAGATGCGTCAAAAACACTGTCCGAGGGAGCAATCCTATCCTGCTTGTTGGTGCAATTTGTACGGCAGCCAACATGGCTGCAGCTTAGCTAGGCAGTCCCAAGATTATATACCTCGTTGCTAAACATTGCATGACATAGGCAGCTAAAACCAGACGCGTCAAAAACACTGATACGTGGCTGGAGCATCGTATCCGTATCGacatgttggatacgtatcagccgAGTATCCCCTGATATAGCATTAAAGCAATCAATTTTAATTCCTGATACTTGTGGGATACTTACAGAATATGTTGTAGGTACCTCCAGCCCATCATCATCCcattaaggccttgtacaatgtaaGGTGCTtggagaaataaaccaggctttctttaagcatcggtgcttatttgtacagggtagacgcttaactaggcgtctctcctgtagaaataggcactggtgcttcagaaaaacccggtttatttttctaagcacctccctaagcatctagcattgtacaaggcctaagggcAGCATGACCCTAGTTATCCCGACCTGATGCCCCCTTCTGTCCACTCCCCCTGATCCAGTCTTTCTCCTAGGTCCCGATATAGACGACGTGGCCACAGTGGCGCCACCAGATGCAGCAGCCGGCGGCAAGGCAGCGGTTGGCTCAGGGGTCCTGCATTAGCAGCTCGCCAGCAACAAAGCTTGCTTCGCTATCTCCtctttctccctctccctccctgtTGGCGGCTACCTCCTGTAGCATGCAAGCAGCTCGCCGCAGCAGCTTGAGCAGGTGGTGGGCTAAAGCCCCACTATTTATCACTATTTTTTAAAATAGTCAAACCTATCCTTGTATTGGCGCTTTTCAGAAATTCCTGTATCCATATTGTTGCAAATTAGCTCACTTAACTGAAGCAATGTACAGCCTAGGAAGCGTGCTCAGACGTTGGGCGTTGCCTAATTCGAAAAATATGGTGAAGCTTCATATTCTTTATCTGACTGCTAGCATGGTGTTCTGTAGAGATACATGCGAGTTAGCCAATGAATTTTCTAAGTGAATTCCTTGATACTGAAATAAAATGACGAAATACAGCTTAGGTTGACTTATACTTACGAGCTATTCTTGGCATGGATGTCTTTGCAGGAAAAAATGCCTCCCGAAATGCTAGAGAAATAGGTTAAAATGGTTATATTGGCTAGCTGCTAGCTATATGCCTTGGTCATTTGACGTGGGATTTTTATTTATATTGAAGGTTATGTTAAGCTGGTTTTGTTTTCCATTAAGTTACAGAGCAACTTATATTTGATTGATAGTTCTTCATTCAGACTCCCATGCTTTGGCATATTTGCTCTTCTCTATCCCAGATTCTCCAATATCAACTAAGATTAACTAGTGTCTCCTCTGTAGTGTCTCAGTTAAATTCGAATTGACTCCTGCATAGTGTCAAGCTTGTAGAAATTTGCATATCTTATTCTTGAACCTCATTGCTATCTTATTAGGTTACCACTCTTCTGCCCAAAAAAACTGCGGGCTCTGTCTATATATTATGAAGCGCTAACATAGTTTGCTTGGATCTCCTTGAACTCTGGTTATTTAGAGCTTTCAACTTTTTGCATCCATAATATAACTTACAAGCGATGTCAGTTTGTTGTTTGCAGGTATAGAGATTGATGATGAGGAGCTTGCACGATTTGTTGAGCATGTGGACAAGGACAACAATGGAATTATTACTTTTGAAGAATGGAGGGATTTTCTTATGCTTTATCCCAATGAAGCAACAATCGAGAACATTTATCATCACTGGGAAAGAGTTTGCCTTGTAGATATAGGTGAACAGGCTGCTATACCAGAAGGCTTAAGTAAGCATGTCAGCGCAAGTAAATATCTGATTGCAGGAGGCATTGCTGGCGCAGCATCTCGTACTGCAACGGCACCTCTTGATCGTCTTAAAGTGATCATGCAAGTGCAAACAACGCGTACTACCGTCACACATGCAGTTAAGGATATATTTATCCGGGGTGGTCTATTGGGATTTTTTAGAGGTAACGGTTTGAATGTTGTAAAAGTTGCTCCAGAAAGTGCAATAAGGTTTTATGCGTACGAGACATTGAAAGAGTATATAATGAACAGCAAAGGAGAAAACAAGAGTGCAGTTGGTGCTTCTGAACGCCTCGTTGCTGGTGGTTTGGCTGGTGCAATAGCACAAACAGCAATTTATCCCATAGATTTAGTAAAGACGAGGCTGCAGACTTTCTCTTGCGAGAGTGGTAAAGTTCCTAGTCTTGGTACATTATCAAGGGATATATTGAAGCATGAAGGGCCTCGAGCATTCTATAGAGGTCTTGTTCCATCTTTGCTTGGTATTGTCCCTTATGCTGGAATTGATCTTGCTGTATATGAGACTTTGAAAGATGCCTCCAGGACATATATCATAAAGGACACCGGTAAGCTCTTGCTTAGAATTTGTTGGCATTTCCAACCTTTTTCTTTCCAATTTATTTTCCTTGATTCTTGGTTGTTATAATAATGTAGAACCTGGTCCTCTGGTACAATTGGGTTGTGGCACTGTCTCTGGAGCTCTGGGAGCAACATGTGTTTACCCTTTACAGGTTATTAGAACAAGGTAAGAATTCAGAATTGTGAAACTGTATATATATACATAAAAGTCTATGTCTATCTCAACTGTATTTGAAATATTTGTAGACTGCAAGCTCAACAAGCCAATTCAGAGGCTGCATATAAAGGAATGTCTGATGTGTTCTGGAGAACCCTACGGCACGAAGGCGTTTCTGGATTCTACAAAGGAATCCTACCGAATCTCCTTAAAGTGGTGCCTGCTGCAAGTATTACCTATCTAGTTTATGAGGCGATGAAGAAAAATCTGTCTCTTGATTAAATTCTGGAATTGTTTTGCAAATCGGCCATTATTATTGGCATGGCTGACTGTAGAGATAATGACGACACATGAATTTACTGGTTAAAGAGCTCCTTTTTTTGACGCGAAAGATGGTGCCTTCAGGATAGAACTGAAAGCTATTGCTATCCTACTTGTTAAATGAAAACAAAGagattatcatgagatcatcaaggCTGTCACACTGGCATACTGGTAATGGTTCCTTCTTGTCAAGTTGTATTACAGCTATCAGTTTCATAGGCCCCATTTGTCTTCTCATGACAGCTTCTGTGCATACACAACTACCTACTGCTGCACACATTTGACAATTAGTAACAGTACTGAAGTACTTAGGATGTTGTGATCCATAGCTCATTTCTTGGGAACTAATTATAATAAAGTATTTAGGAGTTCCTTAAGCTGATAATGAACAATCAAAAAGCTTGTAATTGATGACCACTTTCAATCTTGGTACTTCGATTATGTGTACATTTTCTTTTGTCATGTACAGAGCACCAGGGAATATTGTTAGCAGCCGTTGTGCACAGTTTGATAATGTGAATGTGAAGAGCAACATGCCATAATTCTTTTAGAAGTGGCATGGACTCTTAAGTAACAAGTTTGGCATACATGACACATATATTGTCATCTAGCACAGCTGAATACATGGTTCCATGAATAGATCACGATAATGACTAAACAGTTAAAGGACTGTTTCTTTACGAATACTCTAGGTTTTGTACTCACGGTTTGTCCTATGTCCTTACCTCGCCCGGTGACCTTCATCCCATTGTCAGCACTCAGCAGGCTTTGGCTttgtatagggattttgtgaagCCCTATGACCATATAAGTGCTTCTCCCTCTGTCCCATTATTAATtatcgctcaaacggatgtatctatactacatccgtttgagcgacaattaatatgggacggagggagtactataaaagAAACCTGGGGTTATTTGTGACCACAAAATCAAGTTTCATGTAATTTAATTAATATATTAATTAGTTAAGCATTTGTATACAAAGAAATATTGTGCCTGTATAAGATGGTTACTTAAAGAGCAAACAGACCATCTGCCATGGAGAGCAATGCTAATGGCCAAAATCAGAATGAATTTGTATCAGTATTAACTATTAAGTTCAAAATTGAATACTCTGTGGGATTGCTTGAAACGGCGCAAGAGAAGCGGAGGACAGCCTCTGTAAATTGATGAAATGAAGTGATGGAAGTAACATTTCTGGTCTGAAGACGTTAGCTAGCATAGGCTCAAGAATTCAGTCTTTCCCCTGAGGTTTTGCTGTTCCATATTGTGTGTTATAATGGAAGAGGAAGAATGTAGAACTGGTTTACACCCTGACACTAGTTTGTGCAGTGCTAGACTTCAAAGTGAATAGGATAAAGATGGCCACCTACTTATAATTTATTTTGTACATGCACTGGATTTCTATATTCAGGACTCGGCACTACTCAAGTACCGAGTCTGTTTAAGGTGTGTTTGGTTTGAGAACGAAGTGTAATGGAATGTCACGGTTCCATTCCACTAGAATGGGTTGGTTCCGTCCTTGTGTTTGGTAGTGACAATTTAAAGGAATGGAATGGTTACATTTTGATGTTTAGTTTGAGAGATGGAATGGAATGAGTTTATTTATCTCATCATGAATTGGAGGTAATTTTGGTcataaaaaaaagataaaaattgaATTGTGCAGAGTGTGAGCATCAACGATTCAAGGACACTGCCAAAAACAAATCACAGCTGATCTGATTGGATTTCAGTCAAACAAAGGCCACCCAAATAAAAAAGTCTGCATCTGATCTAAGTGCTACAAGCAAAAAATGCAGCTTGCTCATCCAGCCTTGCTCCTCCTGTCCACAAGATCGACAGCAGCCGCTCGAGCTCGGCGACCATGGTTGCGAGGTCGGCTGGCCTTCCAGTCGCACCATGCCACACGCAGACATGCGTCTCCTCATGTACACAGAGACGCACCTCACCCCGGACTCCTTCCGCCAGATCCTTGGTCGAGGGGGAGATACGAGGGGCAGGAGACGCCGGCGAGGCTACACTTCTGACGTGGGGCAGAAGTCGGCGACGTAGCAGGCGTGATGCAGGCCGCAACTTCGACGAGCCAGACCTCGGCTGCGCGTCCGCCGCGGCCGCGCACAAGGGGGTGCCGTCGAGGATGGGGTGCAGCGGAGGAAGCGAAGGGGCTACGGCAGCCGGCCGCCGCCACGACcatcgagggagagaggagggcagaGGTCGTGGGTGGGCTGGGGCGCGGGCTGCGGGGTGGGTGAGTTGAGGAGAAGAGACACGAGCGAGCCGTTCCGCGTGGTCCGGCCGATTTGGAGGAACGCCCAGGTTCGGCATAAACAGGGAATATGCCGTTCCTTGGAACCGGTGGGTTCCGATTCCTTCGGCAATCTAAACACCAGAATCGGTCCTTGGAATGGAACCGACCCGTGCCGTTCCGCTTGGTGAcagaaaccaaacacacccttagagTTCGGAGAGTCTCAATTATTACTCAGTGTCCCGTATAATTTTTGAGCCGAGCTGACATCTTAGAGAGAGCGTCAGTTTTGTACTGCCATTTATTTCAGTAATATGGTGCGTTCTTGTCTACAAACAGCTCCTTAGCAGTAGTGAAGTATTCAGCAGCACTGTCACTCACTCTCATCATCTGTAGGAAATCTGGCCATTTGCATAAATCTTTGCACTGCACTTTTTTGGTGTTACTTTTTTCTTT
Protein-coding regions in this window:
- the LOC123164589 gene encoding calcium-dependent mitochondrial ATP-magnesium/phosphate carrier protein 2, with translation MPGAAAHAVEPRGTAAPPPPVAAAATAAAAPAAAAAGGPSEPVRKAGPVTMEHVLLALHETEEEREARIRDMFDFFDTSGRGQLDYAQIEAGLAALQVPAECKYARELLRACDRDRDGRVGYDDFRRYMDDKELELYRIFQAIDVEHNGCILPEELWDALVKAGIEIDDEELARFVEHVDKDNNGIITFEEWRDFLMLYPNEATIENIYHHWERVCLVDIGEQAAIPEGLSKHVSASKYLIAGGIAGAASRTATAPLDRLKVIMQVQTTRTTVTHAVKDIFIRGGLLGFFRGNGLNVVKVAPESAIRFYAYETLKEYIMNSKGENKSAVGASERLVAGGLAGAIAQTAIYPIDLVKTRLQTFSCESGKVPSLGTLSRDILKHEGPRAFYRGLVPSLLGIVPYAGIDLAVYETLKDASRTYIIKDTEPGPLVQLGCGTVSGALGATCVYPLQVIRTRLQAQQANSEAAYKGMSDVFWRTLRHEGVSGFYKGILPNLLKVVPAASITYLVYEAMKKNLSLD